A genomic window from Lotus japonicus ecotype B-129 chromosome 1, LjGifu_v1.2 includes:
- the LOC130715248 gene encoding transcription repressor MYB6-like gives MGRSPCCEKEHTNKGAWTKEEDERLVNYIKLHGEGCWRSLPKAAGLLRCGKSCRLRWINYLRPDLKRGNFTEEEDELIISLHSLLGNKWSLIAARLPGRTDNEIKNYWNTHIKRKLYSRGIDPQTHRTINASSATATATTTTVPSSANVADPLKLTTITNKNMKNDSSTNIIISNNNDNNITNNISFQLVKIGNDTVHEDSNSSSGVTIEEASPHHHQQLNLELSIGLPSHQYQNQLASSSSVKLKHEQQEEPPRINLYQQWCGNVSQGACVCYGLGFQTNQACCCRAMATAAATTVTKAANEDDIFRFYRPMNV, from the exons ATGGGTAGATCTCCTTGCTGCGAGAAAGAACACACCAACAAAGGAGCttggaccaaagaagaagatgaacgcCTCGTCAACTACATCAAGCTTCACGGTGAAGGTTGCTGGAGATCTCTTCCAAAAGCTGCTG GGTTGCTTAGATGTGGCAAGAGTTGCAGACTCAGATGGATAAATTACCTCAGACCTGATCTTAAAAGAGGAAACTtcactgaagaagaagatgaacttaTCATCAGCCTCCACAGCTTACTTGGAAACAA ATGGTCTCTAATAGCTGCAAGGCTACCGGGAAGAACCGATAACGAGATCAAGAACTACTGGAACACACACATCAAGAGAAAGCTCTATAGCCGCGGAATCGACCCACAAACCCATCGAACAATCAACGCTTCATCAGCCACCGCTACAGCCACTACCACCACAGTTCCATCATCAGCTAATGTTGCAGACCCTCTTAAACTAACTACCATCACCAACAAGAACATGAAAAACGACAGCAGCACCAACATCATCATCAGCAACAACAATGATAATAACATTACCAACAACATCAGTTTTCAGTTAGTAAAGATTGGAAACGATACAGTTCACGAAGATTCAAACAGCAGCAGCGGTGTTACAATAGAAGAAGCCTcccctcatcatcatcaacaactcAACTTGGAACTTTCCATTGGCCTTCCCTCTCATCAATATCAGAACCagttagcttcttcttcttccgtgAAGTTGAAACATGAGCAACAAGAAGAACCACCACGTATTAATTTGTATCAACAGTGGTGTGGGAACGTTAGTCAAGGTGCGTGCGTGTGTTACGGTCTAGGGTTTCAAACCAACCAAGCGTGTTGCTGCAGAGCCATGGCTACTGCTGCTGCTACAACAGTTACAAAAGCTGCCAATGAAGATGATATCTTTAGATTTTACAGACCCATGAATGTTTAG